The DNA segment GTGGAAGAAGCATGGGATGTTGTGAAAACAATTCAGGAAGCCTGGGAAAACAGTAAAGACGCTTCTTTTCCGAATTATAAAGCCGGAAGCTGGGGTCCTGATGAAAGCTTCACGCTGGTAGAAAGACAGGGAGACAAGTGGTGGTAACTTTAAATAAAGAAAAATGAATATCAGAATATTTGATGATTTAGATACATTGTATACGGAAGCAGCCGATATTTTTAAGGATCTTTCCGAAAAATCAATACACGAAAAAGGACGTTTTACCGTTGCTTTAAGCGGTGGCTCTTCACCAAAAGCCATATTCAAATTGCTCGCAACACAGCAATATGCAGAAAAGATTGACTGGAGTAAAATCTATTTTTTCTGGGTTGATGAAAGATGGGTTCCTTTACATGATGATAAAAGTAATGCAAGAATGACCTTTGAAACGCTGCTGGATAAGGTTCCGGTTCCTGAAGATCATATTTTTCCGATGTATAAAGATCACATCCTTCCTGAAGAATATGCTCAGGAATATGAATCCTACATCCGAAATATACTCGGAAATGAGGGCGTTTTCGATTTTATCCTTCTTGGAATGGGGGATGATGGTCACACCGCGTCGCTGTTTCCGGGAGAAGAAATTCTTAATGAAAAAGAAAAATGGGTTTCTGCATATTATTTAAAACCACAGGAAATGTATAGAATTACCCTGACTGCACCTATCATCAACAAGGCGGAAAATATACTGGCCGTTGCATTCGGTGAATCTAAAAAACATGCATTGAACGAAATCCTGAACGGAGAATATAACCCGGAATTATATCCTATGCAGCTTATTGAAAAAAACGAAAATTTTATGTTCTTTACAGATCATAACGCAATGGGAAAATAGAAATCGTAAAATATATCATTTGGTCCTGCAGAATAATCTGCAGGATTTTTTTATTATAAGTATATTATAAATTGATTAATTATTAAGATAATACAGATTTCATATTGTCTGATTTAAAAAAATGCATAGTTTTGTATGAAAACTAGAAAATAACCTTTATGAAACACTCAATTTCGATGCATATTCGTGCAGCAATTCATTAAAGCTTTAATTAACCGGCAATTCTATCATGTCCTTATTTTGATGTGATAAAAGTTCTGTTATACGCTTACAATTAAGAAATAATCTTTTAAAATATTCAAATAATTAATAACTAAAAAAAACGAAACATGGCAGACGAATCAAAAAGTATATTCATAGCACATGCTAACATCACTTTATGGGGTGGTACGCTGGAAGGAATCATTGACAATTCACAAAAGTTTTACAGCCTGAAAACCTTGAAACCAATAGAATTGAAAAAAGTACAGGTTGGAGAAACAAAGATCGGAGACGAAGTTGCAAAAGCACAACTGGGGCTGGAAGATTTAACAGTTGATTTCATGGTAGAATACCAGGGAGATTCTGCAGCACAAGGAAGTCCGAAAAAAAATGACAATTATACAAAAATGGTTTTTGCAGTTACATCAAAGGAAAAAACTGAGCAAGCATTAAAAAAAGGAGGTCTTTTAGGAAATGACTTTACAATCAATTCGGTTAAAGTAGGATACCTGAGCTATGGTTCGGAACAAGAAAAACAAAAGGAAGAATTTGTCACCTGGATGAACGACAATGTAAAAAAGCTGGAAAAATAATATTCTAATTTACAAAATCGAACTTTTATAACATTGGGAAGCCATTGATGCATTTGCAGAATGGCTTCTTATTCTTACCGTTACACTATGCATTTTCAACTGCCTGTAAAAATACAAGCTTTACTTCTTGAGGCTCCGGAACAAATGATCGGTCAGGATATTGTTTTTGAAAATATACCCTGGTTCAATCAGCAGGAAGAAACATTCATCAATTCGCTTACGCCGTTTGTTTCGCAATCGGTGATTCCCCGGCCGTTCTCCAATGATAATCTTATTACTTTAGGAAAAGGGATGCACCTTCACTGGTCGCTGCCGTCTCTGCTGAAAACATTCGATGAATACGGAACTCTTCCCGAAGTGCCCAACCGGTGGCTGGTTATAAAACACGATCAAAACGGTAAAAAAGAAGAGTGGATTGTAGAAAGCGAT comes from the Chryseobacterium nepalense genome and includes:
- the pgl gene encoding 6-phosphogluconolactonase, yielding MNIRIFDDLDTLYTEAADIFKDLSEKSIHEKGRFTVALSGGSSPKAIFKLLATQQYAEKIDWSKIYFFWVDERWVPLHDDKSNARMTFETLLDKVPVPEDHIFPMYKDHILPEEYAQEYESYIRNILGNEGVFDFILLGMGDDGHTASLFPGEEILNEKEKWVSAYYLKPQEMYRITLTAPIINKAENILAVAFGESKKHALNEILNGEYNPELYPMQLIEKNENFMFFTDHNAMGK